One Bacteroidota bacterium genomic region harbors:
- a CDS encoding T9SS type A sorting domain-containing protein encodes MKRFLLITTLLFISAGVWGQCMLYPVPLADRVNQSSHIVEGRVLSSTSYWNTLRDNIYTVHKVYAYKLFKGSLANNGRVFYVVTEGGTMGLTRQEVSATLELHTGDRGVFFCNPSKVRLNGAGALSSFDKFEAYAGPQGFAEFTADGITATDPFAKYHIKNELYTKIIAITGKQPVVLDTYSENGDPVINVAPTITSFTPDSASAGTKTVLTITGTDFGATRGASYVAFKNADNGGSGVTQPVDVEYISWTDTEIKVEITSKAGTGKIEVNNGSGTAQSTGNLVINFAQLNVKDANDIVYQPVHVGINGTGYTWQFYTDFNSNTAAKQSFLRAFQNWRCGTLINWDIGSTTTVNTIARDAVNVIRFDIGSELPNGVLGRCSSWWSGCVIGPTTFWYVAELDIVFDDGVNWNFNTSSPSISQYDFESVAVHELGHGHQLGHVINSSEIMHYSISNGQTKRALSSFGDLEGGNYVMDMNTAAAVCAKPIMKALNPNFCSLIPIAGFKASLTSVCPGSSIIFTDTSVGSTNAYTWDFGAGASPATATGKGPHTVMYNTSGAKTVQLIVEGVVDNDTTTKVDYINILPAKPAQPGVITGPDTGCMKQQLFTINSVPTALGYSWGVIGGGTTDNSTDTSVVITFSNPGAAHTIWVRAANVCGSSSDSSKKSLTVINSPKAGFTYTIQNDTIRLSDTSLFGNSYTWKFGTNQTNPNRNLNLIPNQSGTFPVTMVVANFCGADSVTKQISFVKSSVGETINKVGLLVYPNPAEGSTVIKIEDVARYKGIQFELYDVIGRVITTIELTSNETTLNLQNLAAGMYAYKVRTTTETLAAGRLVIK; translated from the coding sequence ATGAAACGTTTTTTACTAATTACTACCCTTTTATTTATTAGTGCGGGAGTATGGGGACAATGTATGTTGTATCCGGTACCGCTTGCCGACCGTGTTAACCAATCTTCACATATTGTAGAAGGTAGGGTGCTAAGCAGCACCAGCTATTGGAACACTTTGCGTGATAATATTTACACCGTGCATAAGGTGTATGCCTACAAACTGTTTAAGGGCAGTCTGGCCAATAACGGCAGGGTGTTTTATGTGGTAACAGAAGGTGGTACTATGGGACTTACACGACAAGAGGTAAGTGCTACCCTTGAACTGCACACCGGCGACAGAGGAGTGTTCTTCTGCAACCCAAGTAAGGTGCGCTTGAACGGGGCAGGAGCGTTAAGCTCATTTGATAAGTTTGAGGCTTATGCCGGCCCGCAGGGCTTTGCAGAGTTTACTGCTGACGGCATTACTGCTACCGACCCTTTTGCCAAATACCACATTAAAAACGAACTATATACTAAAATAATTGCTATTACAGGCAAGCAGCCCGTGGTATTGGATACATATTCAGAAAACGGCGACCCTGTAATAAACGTAGCTCCTACAATCACCTCGTTTACTCCTGATAGTGCTTCGGCAGGTACAAAAACCGTACTAACCATAACAGGTACTGATTTTGGAGCAACACGCGGAGCAAGTTATGTGGCTTTTAAAAATGCTGATAACGGTGGTAGCGGTGTAACACAGCCTGTAGATGTTGAATACATTTCGTGGACTGATACTGAAATAAAAGTAGAGATAACCTCTAAAGCAGGTACCGGAAAAATAGAAGTGAACAACGGAAGCGGAACAGCACAATCAACTGGCAATCTTGTAATAAATTTTGCCCAACTGAATGTAAAAGATGCTAATGATATTGTGTACCAACCCGTTCATGTGGGTATTAACGGAACTGGGTACACTTGGCAGTTTTATACCGATTTTAACTCGAATACTGCGGCCAAGCAATCGTTTTTGAGGGCGTTTCAGAACTGGCGTTGCGGCACCCTTATTAATTGGGATATTGGCAGCACAACCACTGTAAATACGATTGCCCGCGATGCCGTAAACGTTATCCGTTTTGATATTGGCAGCGAGTTGCCCAACGGTGTATTAGGACGTTGCTCAAGCTGGTGGAGCGGTTGTGTGATAGGTCCGACTACCTTTTGGTACGTTGCTGAATTGGATATTGTGTTTGATGACGGAGTTAATTGGAACTTTAACACCAGTTCGCCTTCAATTAGTCAATACGATTTTGAAAGTGTTGCAGTGCACGAGTTGGGTCACGGGCATCAATTGGGTCACGTGATAAACAGTAGCGAGATTATGCACTACTCCATCTCAAACGGTCAAACCAAACGTGCGCTTAGCTCTTTTGGTGATTTAGAAGGCGGTAACTATGTAATGGACATGAACACAGCGGCCGCCGTATGTGCTAAACCCATTATGAAGGCGCTTAATCCTAACTTCTGTTCGTTAATCCCCATTGCAGGTTTCAAAGCTTCGCTTACCTCAGTTTGCCCAGGGTCGTCAATAATATTTACTGATACTTCGGTGGGCAGTACCAATGCCTACACATGGGATTTCGGCGCAGGAGCTTCGCCTGCAACCGCTACAGGCAAAGGCCCTCACACAGTAATGTATAACACATCAGGTGCTAAAACCGTTCAACTAATTGTTGAAGGGGTTGTAGATAATGATACCACCACTAAAGTAGATTATATTAACATTTTGCCTGCAAAACCTGCCCAACCCGGAGTTATTACAGGACCTGATACAGGGTGTATGAAACAACAATTGTTTACCATCAACAGCGTACCCACTGCTTTGGGATACTCGTGGGGTGTAATTGGCGGCGGCACTACTGATAACAGTACCGATACCTCGGTGGTGATTACGTTTAGTAATCCGGGGGCTGCGCACACAATTTGGGTAAGGGCTGCAAATGTTTGCGGAAGCTCATCCGATTCGTCTAAAAAATCATTAACGGTAATCAACAGCCCAAAAGCAGGGTTTACCTACACCATACAAAATGATACGATTAGATTGAGTGATACCTCTCTGTTTGGTAATTCATACACTTGGAAATTCGGGACAAACCAAACCAACCCCAACCGTAATCTTAATCTTATTCCAAATCAAAGCGGCACATTCCCTGTAACAATGGTAGTGGCTAATTTTTGCGGGGCTGATAGTGTTACTAAACAAATATCGTTTGTAAAATCATCGGTAGGAGAGACCATTAACAAAGTTGGTTTATTGGTGTACCCCAACCCCGCCGAAGGCAGCACCGTGATAAAAATTGAAGATGTTGCCCGATACAAAGGCATTCAGTTTGAGTTGTACGATGTTATAGGGCGTGTAATTACAACAATAGAGTTAACTAGTAATGAAACCACATTGAACCTGCAAAACCTAGCTGCCGGTATGTATGCGTATAAAGTACGCACTACTACTGAAACGTTGGCAGCAGGCAGGTTGGTAATAAAATAA
- a CDS encoding tryptophan 2,3-dioxygenase: MEITPRMYELLSQLEQKYETMGQNMEAYLEGLLYADYTTYWDYIQTDALLALQTPRTSFPDEMVFIMYHQITELYFKLALHEIEQICKHPNLTSAFFAQRMKRVNAYFDNLTASFKIMIDGMEPEQFLKFRMSLLPASGFQSYQYRAIEICATNFYNLVGKDYRDRFNGEADVDAMFDYIYWKSGATELATGKKTLTLTQFERKYTPALKRLANEYNHKNLWERFKQLTDKDDECVKEMRHFDLNVNVNWPMVHMRSAARYLQKPEGEIAATGGTNWQKYLAPRLQKRIFYPQLWSNEELENWGTGSVNY; this comes from the coding sequence ATAGAGATTACCCCACGCATGTATGAACTGCTCTCACAACTTGAGCAGAAATACGAAACGATGGGGCAGAACATGGAGGCATACCTTGAAGGGTTGTTGTATGCCGACTATACAACGTATTGGGATTACATCCAAACCGATGCATTGCTGGCTTTGCAAACACCGCGTACGAGCTTTCCGGATGAGATGGTGTTTATCATGTACCATCAAATTACCGAGTTATATTTTAAACTTGCTTTGCACGAAATTGAACAGATATGCAAACACCCTAACCTTACTTCGGCATTCTTTGCCCAACGTATGAAAAGGGTAAACGCATACTTTGATAACCTTACCGCTTCATTTAAGATTATGATTGACGGTATGGAACCTGAGCAGTTTCTTAAGTTCCGTATGTCGTTGCTGCCTGCAAGCGGCTTTCAATCATATCAATACCGCGCTATTGAAATTTGCGCTACCAACTTTTATAACCTTGTAGGTAAAGATTACCGCGACCGTTTTAATGGCGAGGCAGATGTGGATGCAATGTTTGATTACATCTACTGGAAATCAGGTGCTACTGAACTTGCTACTGGCAAAAAAACGCTTACTCTTACTCAGTTTGAGCGCAAGTACACCCCTGCATTGAAACGCCTTGCTAATGAATACAACCACAAAAACCTTTGGGAACGTTTTAAACAGTTAACCGACAAAGACGATGAGTGTGTGAAAGAAATGCGCCACTTTGATTTGAATGTGAATGTTAACTGGCCCATGGTACACATGCGTTCAGCAGCACGCTACCTGCAAAAACCTGAAGGTGAAATAGCTGCCACAGGAGGTACTAACTGGCAAAAATACCTTGCCCCCCGTTTGCAAAAGCGCATTTTCTACCCTCAGCTTTGGAGCAACGAAGAGTTAGAAAATTGGGGTACCGGTAGTGTAAACTATTAA
- the rfbC gene encoding dTDP-4-dehydrorhamnose 3,5-epimerase — MDVIKIFMDGPLVLQPKVFYDERGYFYESYNADAFNNAGIPDVFVQDNQSLSQKGALRGLHFQAPPYAQGKLVRVIKGAVYDVIVDVRKDSPTYGKHYGIELTEENFTMFWVPPGFAHGFVTLKDNTIFTYKCTNVYNKASEGGLLWSDPALGIDWNIENPIVSDKDKVLPNFENLVSPF; from the coding sequence ATGGATGTAATAAAAATTTTCATGGATGGCCCGTTGGTTTTACAACCGAAGGTTTTTTACGATGAACGCGGCTATTTTTATGAAAGCTATAATGCCGATGCTTTTAACAACGCGGGCATACCCGATGTGTTTGTGCAAGACAATCAATCGCTTTCGCAAAAAGGAGCATTGCGCGGTTTACACTTCCAAGCCCCCCCATACGCCCAAGGAAAACTGGTGCGCGTAATAAAAGGGGCGGTTTACGACGTTATTGTGGATGTGCGTAAAGATTCGCCTACTTATGGCAAACATTACGGCATTGAGCTTACTGAGGAAAATTTTACAATGTTTTGGGTGCCGCCGGGGTTTGCGCATGGCTTTGTGACCCTAAAGGATAATACCATCTTTACTTACAAATGTACCAATGTTTACAACAAAGCATCAGAGGGCGGCTTGCTATGGAGCGACCCTGCATTGGGCATTGACTGGAATATTGAGAACCCTATTGTATCTGACAAGGACAAGGTTTTGCCCAATTTTGAAAACTTAGTTTCTCCCTTTTAA